The following proteins are co-located in the Phaeodactylum tricornutum CCAP 1055/1 chromosome 2, whole genome shotgun sequence genome:
- a CDS encoding predicted protein has translation MRFTKMLEKAATAVTTSKKRNFKSLALSVYFKQPDLGMKDYEILSRASAFLLGIDPPERKPEGPYGHLEILEERRKTREFQHRKKFTPAGGEGREIMDLSWLEFVPREVRPQVHIVASSHVLSPFLWKDYYPQDWLTQVRQEHCTYALEVFDSENPNESLAKIGLDSTPFHHPEGRDISVIHFKEEESSLKTLKNLGVKIQYLRSPEKMYEKGETMYFDGYVVSEPNTADDQQYGSKPVNHGNTNDKIEDLRVFYPHKEIGKLSFHTNDRFFATTPEPLPEGLCGAPVLDSDGELCGTVEGIVPVDHKDERLAGSAAFIPSYVLASFVDYVERGLLQLIMPEDLFQMAVTAKKTNSIGGGLFKADKDGNYTKETNWEEAHDRALKALKKRYTQKEVDAILDTVAEESKEVLEIMDREGGDMDEIVQRVRAKTMQIRAMVRDQYEKKQSAESMREEKV, from the coding sequence ATGAGATTCACCAAGATGCTAGAAAAGGCGGCTACGGCTGTCACCACCAGTAAGAAGAGGAACTTCAAGTCGCTGGCTCTTTCGGTTTATTTCAAGCAGCCAGACCTTGGAATGAAGGATTACGAAATTCTGAGCCGGGCTTCCGCCTTTTTGTTGGGTATCGATCCACCGGAACGCAAACCCGAGGGACCGTATGGTCATCTAGAAATAttggaagaaagaaggaaaacgCGCGAGTTTCAGCATCGAAAGAAGTTTACACCGGCTGGTGGGGAAGGGCGCGAGATCATGGACCTGAGCTGGTTGGAGTTTGTGCCGCGCGAAGTGCGGCCACAAGTCCATATTGTTGCTTCCAGTCACGTGCTCTCGCCGTTTCTCTGGAAAGACTACTATCCACAGGACTGGTTGACGCAAGTACGCCAAGAGCATTGTACCTATGCTTTAGAAGTCTTCGATTCCGAAAATCCGAATGAATCGTTGGCGAAGATCGGGCTCGATTCTACTCCGTTCCATCATCCCGAAGGGCGGGATATCTCTGTTATACATTTTAAAGAAGAAGAATCTTCCTTAAAGACGCTGAAAAATCTTGGGGTAAAAATTCAATACCTTCGAAGTCCCGAAAAAATGTATGAAAAAGGAGAAACGATGTACTTTGATGGATATGTTGTCTCCGAGCCGAATACCGCCGATGACCAACAGTATGGCTCCAAGCCTGTAAATCACGGCAACACCAACGACAAAATCGAAGATTTGCGCGTGTTTTATCCACACAAAGAAATCGGAAAGCTATCATTCCATACGAACGATCGGTTCTTTGCGACAACGCCCGAGCCCTTACCGGAAGGTCTTTGCGGAGCTCCGGTGTTAGACAGCGATGGCGAGTTGTGCGGAACCGTTGAAGGTATTGTCCCCGTTGATCACAAGGATGAACGCCTGGCGGGAAGTGCTGCATTCATTCCATCGTATGTACTGGCCTCATTTGTCGACTATGTTGAGCGCGGCTTGCTGCAGCTCATAATGCCTGAAGACTTGTTTCAGATGGCTGTGAccgccaagaaaacgaacTCGATCGGAGGTGGTCTCTTCAAAGCCGACAAGGATGGTAATTATACCAAAGAAACGAATTGGGAAGAAGCGCATGATCGAGCACTGAAGGCGTTGAAGAAACGGTACACCCAAAAAGAAGTGGATGCTATTTTAGACACCGTTGCAGAAGAAAGCAAGGAAGTCTTGGAAATCATGGATAGAGAGGGAGGCGATATGGACGAGATAGTGCAGCGTGTCCGTGCTAAAACTATGCAGATACGTGCGATGGTAAGAGATCAGTATGAGAAGAAACAGTCCGCTGAAAGTATGAGAGAGGAGAAAGTTTAG
- a CDS encoding predicted protein — protein MSIRSKQTTEFHFERVLLYGKRKKSLPPKSCLVFKVTDMTCFNSVSQPTSCWIVQVFLVPICVADVSDAMSRTCRTAILVTGSTDGIGLTTAKNVASRGYDVIIHGRETTRLDQARKAVHAYAVQHSSDPGRLFPLPPADFSSIRECHGFAHDVRNLCKEKDLQLCVLMNNAGVYSEKHIITEDGLEQTFAVNVVAPFIVTSLLLPTLLQQKSRIVIASSISQCGKIRSWKDLHYQNRSYSADASYSESKLLDAMLSMEMADRLQKAGFGTNQITCNCLDPGTVNTKMLLAGWGACGIHVEDALDQTWLCTSEEVENETGKYFVYQKDRSAQSSAYDQNERNKMWALLSELAPEAAAMWTFDWYK, from the coding sequence ATGTCGATTCGATCGAAGCAAACCACCGAATTCCATTTCGAAAGGGTATTGCTCTatggaaaaagaaagaagagTCTTCCACCCAAAAGTTGTCTTGTTTTCAAGGTGACGGACATGACTTGTTTTAATTCTGTCTCACAACCGACGAGTTGCTGGATTGTTCAGGTTTTTCTTGTCCCTATTTGTGTTGCAGACGTATCAGATGCCATGAGTAGAACTTGTCGAACAGCGATTCTGGTCACGGGCTCAACTGATGGTATAGGATTAACCACGGCAAAAAATGTAGCCAGTCGTGGGTATGATGTTATTATCCATGGTCGCGAGACCACTCGCCTGGACCAAGCACGTAAAGCAGTGCACGCTTATGCAGTGCAGCACTCGAGCGATCCAGGCCGTCTCTTCCCACTGCCGCCAGCAGATTTCTCCAGTATTCGGGAATGTCACGGCTTTGCGCACGATGTCCGCAATCTTTGCAAGGAGAAAGATCTGCAGCTCTGCGTACTCATGAATAATGCTGGCGTGTATTCGGAAAAGCACATCATTACAGAAGACGGACTCGAGCAGACATTCGCCGTAAACGTTGTGGCGCCGTTTATTGTCACATCGCTCTTGTTACCGACGTTGCTCCAGCAAAAGAGTAGAATAGTTATTGCTTCGTCAATTTCTCAGTGTGGCAAGATTCGAAGCTGGAAAGACCTTCATTACCAGAATCGGTCATATAGTGCGGATGCTTCATACAGTGAATCAAAGCTTTTAGATGCTATGCTTTCTATGGAAATGGCAGATCGGCTTCAAAAAGCTGGATTCGGAACCAATCAAATCACTTGCAATTGCCTCGACCCGGGGACCGTTAATACAAAGATGCTGTTGGCGGGTTGGGGGGCATGTGGAATTCATGTCGAGGACGCACTCGACCAGACGTGGCTATGTACTTCCGAAGAAGTAGAGAATGAAACGGGGAAATATTTCGTGTACCAGAAGGATCGCTCTGCTCAGTCGTCTGCTTACGATCAAAACGAACGCAACAAAATGTGGGCGCTATTGTCAGAGCTTGCTCCAGAAGCAGCAGCAATGTGGACATTTGACTGGTATAAATGA
- a CDS encoding predicted protein: MMDYRPSLTPEEQRKLELLRHASYNTAPRESTRIERLPPPQQAMISPSELSRLSLANIEARMASQGALAARVQAAQQAHAQAQVQNMQMMGRPQLSPALLSKHRLAFHPSSPIKQGQRPYSPQKQSVGGYRSPMRQPTYYRSQNEFSSFPSPASSFLSPVEHAHAYPSPASFPSSTTSFPSSAGSFPSSTGRIRSPAEGLNMLRAVSLGMRGDRSEGLPPMLAPPLTSHMAPPQSHPPPRHNSNASMDDMSTSTIHPSEGKLYIDELQPYDVLCGRGGKSNHHPGNKRYRHVVSEMKMMYRKTEAKAIKTDLSRAIVEHVCNYGGRFIKREENSGRYYVLTKSEARKKTSQALRETKELKWTA, translated from the exons ATGATGGACTACCGACCTAGTTTGACCCCCGAGGAACAGCGTAAGTTAGAGTTGCTACGACATGCCAGCTACAACACTGCTCCCCGGGAAAGTACTCGTATAGAGCGTCTGCCCCCTCCCCAGCAAGCGATGATATCGCCGTCGGAACTGAGTCGCCTAAGCCTAGCAAACATCGAAGCTCGGATGGCTTCTCAAGGGGCGCTGGCTGCACGTGTTCAAGCTGCTCAGCAAGCTCATGCCCAGGCTCAAGTTCAGAATATGCAGATGATGGGGCGTCCACAGCTCTCTCCCGCCCTGCTGTCCAAACATCGACTGGCCTTTCACCCGTCGTCGCCCATAAAGCAAGGCCAGAGGCCGTATTCACCGCAAAAGCAAAGTGTCGGTGGCTATCGTTCTCCAATGAGACAACCCACCTACTATAGATCGCAGAATGAATTCTCTTCCTTCCCTTCTCCGGCTTCATCATTTCTTTCACCAGTTGAACACGCGCACGCATATCCCTCTCCTGCTAGTTTCCCCTCGTCAACTACTAGCTTTCCTTCTTCGGCGGGGAGCTTCCCATCGTCTACGGGAAGAATCAGAAGCCCGGCAGAAGGACTGAACATGCTTCGAGCAGTAAGCTTGGGAATGCGAGGAGATCGTTCAGAAGGCCTTCCTCCCATGTTAGCCCCTCCACTGACCTCTCATATGGCACCGCCCCAATCACACCCACCGCCGCGACACAATAGCAATGCGTCAATGGATGACATGTCAACTTCTACGATACACCCTTCAGAGGGAAAGTTGTACATTGACGAACTGCAACCTTATGACGTTCTTTGTGGACGAGGTGGAAAGTCGAACCATCACCCCGGAAA CAAACGGTACCGACACGTCGTCAGCGAAATGAAAATGATGTATCGCAAAacagaagcaaaagcgatCAAAACCGATCTTAGTCGTGCTATTGTGGAACATGTATGCAACTATGGAGGACGGTTTATAAAAAGAGAAGAAAACTCGGGTCGATACTATGTACTCACCAAATCTGAAGCCAGGAAAAAGACCAGCCAAGCTCTGCGGGAAACCAAGGAATTAAAGTGGACCGCGTAG